In the Malus domestica chromosome 16, GDT2T_hap1 genome, one interval contains:
- the LOC103403543 gene encoding UPF0481 protein At3g47200-like, which produces MENSYRSEKQAQASDHVTPEIIPEPQTGDHVALEIIPEHDVLVSSIKEKMENVAVSVCIFQVPDKLLDGNKKKYTPENVSIGPLHRREPTKVGEDDKWRYSYALLNRKPNLEASLSICVKALRELEHKARRCYEGEIDLPSDEFVQLLLVDGCFIIELFLKYAYKSLRSRRDPIFSTVGMLFGMRNDLALLLENQIPFFVVQRLFQLVPLPKKCNESLSELAARFCKRIIPGDDEHVIQDKFNREGYHLLDLIRHSILPTYPKLPPKEDAPPKNIDCAKILKRAGIKFKSARSPSFLDIKFSHGVFKIPSLEVHGYTETLLRNLVALEQRQIDDTVQHVTSYAFLMGCLISSEKDVKFLRRREILTHDEKKDNEVFEVFKNLCKEISLKDFYYVRIFEEVGEYKRKSWHEKRQKLKHKHLKTSTSVVVFVVAILLLLLTFVGACFSILTFALHHV; this is translated from the coding sequence atggaAAATAGTTACAGATCAGAGAAACAGGCACAAGCAAGTGACCATGTCACCCCCGAAATTATTCCTGAGCCACAAACAGGAGACCATGTCGCCCTCGAAATCATTCCTGAGCACGATGTCCTCGTATCTTCCATCAAAGAAAAGATGGAAAACGTTGCTGTATCAGTCTGCATCTTCCAAGTCCCTGACAAACTTCTCGATGGCAACAAAAAGAAGTATACTCCGGAGAATGTTTCCATCGGTCCTTTGCACCGCAGAGAACCTACTAAAGTCGGGGAAGATGATAAGTGGCGGTATTCTTATGCACTCCTCAATCGAAAACCAAATTTAGAAGCAAGCTTGAGCATCTGTGTGAAAGCTCTTAGAGAGTTAGAGCACAAAGCGAGAAGATGCTACGAGGGAGAGATTGACCTCCCTAGTGATGAATTTGTTCAGTTGTTGCTAGTTGATGGCTGCTTCATCATTGAGCTGTTTCTTAAGTACGCTTACAAGAGCCTCCGATCGCGACGAGATCCTATATTCAGCACGGTAGGGATGCTTTTCGGCATGAGGAATGACTTGGCATTGTTACTAGAAAACCAAATTCCTTTCTTTGTTGTTCAAAGGTTGTTTCAATTAGTACCGCTTCCTAAAAAATGCAATGAGTCACTCAGTGAGCTCGCTGCACGCTTCTGCAAGAGAATAATCCCGGGAGATGATGAGCATGTTATCCAGGACAAGTTCAACCGAGAAGGGTATCATTTGCTCGATCTGATTCGACATTCCATCCTCCCAACATATCCAAAACTGCCACCGAAAGAAGATGCACCTCCCAAAAATATTGATTGtgcaaaaattctcaaaagggCAGGCATTAAGTTCAAGAGCGCTAGAAGCCCAAGTTTCTTGGACATCAAGTTTTCTCACGGAGTTTTCAAAATCCCCTCTCTTGAAGTGCACGGATACACAGAAACACTTCTCCGGAACCTCGTTGCACTGGAGCAGCGTCAGATTGACGATACAGTACAGCACGTCACATCCTACGCCTTCCTCATGGGATGCCTCATCAGCTCTGAGAAAGATGTGAAGTTCCTCCGGCGAAGGGAGATTCTCACGCACGACGAGAAGAAGGATAACGAGGTTTTCGAAGTGTTTAAGAATCTATGCAAGGAGATCAGCTTGAAGGATTTTTACTACGTGAGGATTTTTGAAGAGGTAGGTGAGTACAAGAGAAAGAGTTGGCATGAAAAGCGGCAGAAGTTGAAGCACAAGCATCTCAAAACTTCTACCTCAGTTGTTGTGTTTGTTGTTGCaattttgcttcttcttctcaCCTTTGTTGGAGCTTGCTTTTCCATACTTACCTTTGCTCTCCACCATGTTTAG
- the LOC103403544 gene encoding universal stress protein PHOS32-like translates to MEDRRVGVAVDFSPGSRAALKWAVENVVRKGDHLILVVVRPEENYEQGEMQLWGVTGSPLIPVKEFSDPTIMKKYGVTPDAETIDIADTATQKEVTVVMKIYWGDAREKILEAIDKTPLSFLVIGNRGLGKLKRVIMGSVSNHIVNNASCPVTVVKTSSESHAS, encoded by the exons atggaagaCAGGAGAGTGGGGGTGGCGGTGGATTTCTCTCCGGGCAGCAGGGCGGCCCTGAAATGGGCAGTCGAGAACGTTGTCCGGAAAGGCGATCACCTTATCTTGGTTGTCGTCCGGCCTGAAGAGAACTACGAGCAGGGAGAGATGCAGCTCTGGGGCGTCACCGGTTCAC CTTTGATTCCTGTGAAGGAGTTTTCTGATCCCACCATCATGAAGAAATATGGAGTGACGCCTGACGCTGAAACCATCGACATCGCCGACACTGCGACGCAGAAAGAG GTTACGGTGGTGATGAAGATCTACTGGGGCGATGCCCGTGAGAAGATTCTCGAGGCAATTGACAAGACCCCCTTGAGCTTCCTTGTTATTGGAAACAGAGGCCTTGGCAAGCTTAAGAG GGTTATAATGGGCAGTGTCAGCAACCATATCGTAAATAATGCTTCGTGCCCAGTTACCGTTGTCAAGACTAGTTCTGAGTCCCATGCCAGCTAA
- the LOC103403639 gene encoding pectinesterase inhibitor 10 has protein sequence MDPKCYTQTPLVILFFFLFGFNSVQAVCEPRDLKLRYLTVLSPAPSSPNSQASVPPSKPPAGKVFPSSRPAGPPPTRSPTPAPTPTPNPPSQPPQASPPADNSISPSSSSSFFRRPFDRPRGNLFPQPFVPNTASSSTPPNPAIQELCKNTDYPDLCISSLTPFQLPKVDPISALELVIKACTAHAQMSLAAASKLVTTPNTARGTVAALSDCKEMYSDALDGLQSAIDAIQSRDMGTINSMLSGVVTDAVTCGDGFEGQQSPLGDYDDKLHKMASNGLAIASLIKG, from the coding sequence atggatccaaagtgctATACTCAAACGCCTCTGGTCATCttattcttcttccttttcggCTTCAACTCCGTGCAAGCCGTATGCGAGCCCCGGGACTTGAAACTGAGGTACCTAACTGTTCTCTCTCCAGCACCTAGTTCTCCTAACTCGCAGGCGTCTGTGCCTCCTAGTAAGCCACCGGCGGGTAAAGTCTTCCCTTCATCGCGGCCAGCAGGCCCTCCACCAACCCGTAGCCCTACTCCCGCCCCAACTCCCACCCCAAACCCTCCTTCACAGCCTCCACAAGCATCACCTCCTGCTGACAATTCTATCTCTCCatcttcctcctcatcctttTTTCGCCGTCCTTTTGACAGACCGCGCGGAAACCTCTTTCCGCAGCCTTTTGTTCCCAACACGGCCTCATCATCAACCCCACCTAACCCGGCAATCCAAGAACTATGCAAAAACACAGACTACCCTGATCTTTGCATCTCATCCCTGACCCCTTTCCAACTACCCAAGGTTGATCCCATATCCGCGCTTGAGTTGGTAATCAAGGCTTGCACCGCACACGCCCAGATGTCTCTAGCCGCAGCCTCAAAACTTGTGACGACGCCTAACACTGCGCGTGGCACGGTTGCTGCACTCAGTGATTGCAAGGAAATGTACTCTGATGCCTTGGACGGCCTTCAGAGCGCCATTGATGCAATCCAGAGCCGCGACATGGGCACGATTAATAGCATGCTTAGCGGCGTGGTGACCGATGCTGTGACGTGTGGGGATGGGTTTGAAGGACAGCAATCTCCGCTGGGTGATTACGATGACAAGCTTCATAAAATGGCCAGCAATGGCCTTGCCATTGCTTCTTTGATCAAGGGATGA
- the LOC103403547 gene encoding ubiquitin-conjugating enzyme E2 32 — protein MNAQPPSLSRINTDWFSLSSSPLRIRISYIKLLTGRGGGGGGGGGSDRSRSNRIDSDRTVMAEDKYNLKNPAVKRILQEVKEMQSKPSDDFMSLPLEENIFDWQFAIRGPRDTEFEGGIYHGRIQLPAEYPFKPPSFMLLTPNGRFETQTKICLSISNHHPEHWQPSWSVRTALVALIAFMPTNPNGALGSLEYKKEERRSLAIKSRAAAPRYGTAERQKLMDEIHECMLNKAPPVPQLSPSQASEEHPSNKEGDVQESSESAGATPAEETSGEGPANPTAGDRIVEEVQEAPLNANPAPEVARALNGAPSVGSSQLLQRPEVKVQKAADDRLFTWAAVGLTIAIMVLLFKKFMKSSGHGAVFMDES, from the exons ATGAATGCTCaacccccttctctctctcgtaTAAACACCGACTGGTTCTCTCTTTCCTCTTCCCCGCTTCGTATTCGTATTTCGTATATAAAATTGTTAACCGGGagaggaggtggtggtggtggtggcggtggatCGGATCGGAGCAGATCGAATCGGATCGATTCGGATCGGACTGTGATGGCGGAGGACAAGTACAACCTGAAGAACCCGGCGGTGAAGCGGATACTGCAGGAGGTTAAGGAGATGCAATCCAAACCCTCCGACGATTTCATGAGCCTCCCCCTCGAG GAGAACATATTTGACTGGCAATTTGCAATCAGAGGCCCTCGTGATACCGAATTCGAAGGTGGGATTTACCACGGGCGTATCCAGTTGCCGGCGGAGTACCCGTTCAAACCCCCTTCATTCATGTTGCTGACG CCAAATGGTCGCTTCGAAACCCAAACCAAGATTTGCTTGAGCATATCGAATCATCATCCCGAGCATTGGCAGCCATCATGGAGCG TGCGGACCGCTTTAGTTGCACTTATTGCATTCATGCCTACCAACCCAAATGGTGCATTAGGTTCACTGGAATacaagaaggaagaaaggcGTTCTCTGGCCATCAAATCTCGTGCAGCAGCCCCTAGATATGGCACTGCAGAACGCCAAAAGTTAATGGATGAG ATTCATGAATGTATGCTGAACAAGGCACCCCCTGTCCCTCAACTGAGCCCCTCACAGGCTTCGGAAGAGCATCCTTCAAACAAGGAAGGCGATGTTCAGGAGAGTTCCGAAAGCGCTGGAGCCACACCCGCCGAGGAAACTTCTGGGGAAGGGCCTGCAAACCCAACGGCGGGAGACAGGATTGTTGAAGAAGTACAGGAAGCCCCTCTGAATGCTAACCCTGCCCCTGAAGTAGCAAGGGCGTTGAATGGAGCTCCTTCCGTCGGATCAAGTCAGCTGCTACAAAGGCCAGAAGTTAAAGTACAAAAAGCAGCCGACGATCGCTTGTTCACATGGGCTGCTGTTGGACTTACCATTGCAATCATGGTTCTGCTTTTTAAGAAGTTTATGAAATCCAGCGGACACGGTGCTGTTTTCATGGATGAATCTTAG